In Accipiter gentilis chromosome 17, bAccGen1.1, whole genome shotgun sequence, one DNA window encodes the following:
- the SFPQ gene encoding splicing factor, proline- and glutamine-rich → MSRDRFRSRGGGGGGFHRRGGGGGRGGPNHDFRSPPPGMGMGQNRGPMGGGPQGPGGPPGGGPKPEPPKPPASTSAPPSSSSSAAATTAGPAGSQAGPGAPPPSALPAGQPQQQQTPVSAASSAPSGPGGQPQPKPSPSPTPAGGPKKGQGQSPGGGPKGPGGPQQGPGGPHKGGPGHRGGPGGEPRGRGQQHQGQQSLSAQQGSAGGGGGGSGGEKLSDEGFKANLSLLRRPGEKTYTQRCRLFVGNLPADITDEDFKRLFAKYGEPGEVFINKGKGFGFIKLESRALAEIAKAELDDTPMRGRQLRVRFATHAAALSVRNLSPYVSNELLEEAFSQFGPVERAVVIVDDRGRSTGKGIVEFASKPAARKAFERCTEGVFLLTTTPRPVIVEPLEQLDDEDGLPEKLAQKNPMYQKERETPPRFAQPGSFEFEYSQRWKSLDEMEKQQREQVAKNMKDAKDKLESEMEDAYHEHQANLLRQDLMRRQEELRRMEELHNQEMQKRKEIQLRQEEERRRREEEMMIRQREMEEQMRRQREENYSRMGYMDPRERDMRMGGATTMNMGDPYASAAQKFPPLGGGGGIGYEANPGVGQAAMSGSMMGSDMVKMKAE, encoded by the exons ATGTCGCGGGATCGGTTCCGTAGCCgtggcggcgggggaggcggcttccaccggcgcggcggcggcggtggccgcGGCGGCCCCAACCACGATTTCCGCTCTCCGCCGCCCGGCATGGGCATGGGCCAGAACCGCGGCCCCATGGGGGGCGGCCCGCAAGGCCCGGGCGGCCCACCGGGCGGAGGCCCGAAGCCCGAGCCTCCGAAGCCGCCCGCGTCGACCTCTGCTCCGCCTTCTTCGTCCTCTTCAGCCGCCGCCACCACGGCGGGGCCTGCCGGCAGCCAGGCCGGCCCGGGAGCGCCTCCGCCGTCCGCGCTGCCCGCCgggcagccgcagcagcagcagacccCGGTGTCGGCGGCCTCCTCGGCTCCCTCCGGCCCGGGGGGACAGCcgcagcccaagccgagccccagCCCCACCCCAGCTGGCGGCCCTAAGAAAGGACAAGGACAGTCGCCCGGCGGCGGGCCCAAGGGACCGGGCGGCCCCCAGCAGGGGCCCGGCGGGCCGCACAAGGGCGGACCGGGGCaccgcggcgggccgggcggaGAGCCGCGCGGCCGCGGGCAACAGCACCAGGGACAGCAGAGCCTGTCCGCGCAGCAGGgctcggccggcggcggcggcggcggcagcggcggcgagAAGCTCTCGGATGAG GGATTCAAAGCAAACCTCTCTCTTCTGAGGCGACCCGGGGAGAAGACCTATACTCAGCGTTGCCGTTTGTTTGTTGGGAATTTGCCTGCTGACATAACAGACGAAGACTTTAAAAGACTGTTTGCCAAATATGGGGAGCCGGGAGAGGTTTTTATCAACAAGGGGAAAGGCTTTGGATTCATTAAATTG GAATCTAGAGCTCTTGCAGAAATTGCAAAGGCAGAACTGGATGATACCCCCATGAGGGGTCGACAGCTTCGTGTTCGGTTTGCCACACATGCTGCTGCTCTTTCAGTGCGTAATCTTTCACCCTACGTGTCCAACGAGTTGCTGGAGGAAGCTTTTTCCCAGTTTGGTCCAGTGGAAAGAGCTGTTGTGATTGTAGATGATCGAGGTAGATCGACAGGAAAAGGCATTGTTGAATTTGCATCAAAGCCAGCTGCAAGAAAAGCGTTTGAACGGTGTACTGAAGGAGTGTTTTTGTTGACAAC CACTCCTAGGCCAGTTATTGTGGAACCATTGGAACAACTGGATGATGAAGATGGTCTTCCAGAAAAGCTTGCTCAGAAGAATCCGATGTATCAAAA GGAAAGAGAGACTCCTCCCCGTTTCGCTCAGCCTGGCAGTTTTGAATTTGAATATTCCCAGAGGTGGAAATCTTTAGATGAAATGGAGAAACAGCAGAGAGAGCAAGTGGCAAAAAACATGAAAGATGCTAAGGACAAACTTGAAAGTGAGATGGAAGATGCTTATCATGAACATCAGGCAAACCTCTTGCGTCAAG ACCTTATGAGGCGTCAGGAAGAACTGAGGCGTATGGAAGAACTCCATAATCAAGAAATGCAGAAACGCAAGGAAATTCAGCTGAG gcaggaggaggagcgTCGCAGGCGGGAAGAGGAAATGATGATACGTCAGCGGGAGATGGAAGAACAAATGAGAAGACAGAGGGAAGAGAATTACAGTAGAATGGGTTACATGGATCCA agggagagagacatGAGAATGGGTGGTGCTACCACAATGAACATGGGAg atcCTTATGCTTCTGCAGCCCAGAAATTTCCACCTCTCGGGGGTGGTGGCGGCATAGGTTATGAAGCTAATCCAGGAGTTGGCCAAGCAGCCATGAGTGGTTCTATGATGGGAAGTGACATG